The genomic window ATCTCATCGAACCTGAAGAGTGGAGAGAAGCAGCTCTtgcctgggggagagagagagggagggggagagagggagagagagagtgagggagagtgagggagagtgagggggagggagagggagagggagagggagggggagagggagagttaaTCTAAGGAGAGGGAATCCATAAAAAATTATGAACAGACAGTCAAACAGgctgacagtcagacagacagtgaaCAGGCTAACaaaaagacaggcagacagtcaAACAGGCtaacagaaagacaggcagtcAAACAGGTTGACAGACAGTCAAACAggccagcagacagacagacagccaggcagACGGGGGTACTGACTGTCCAGGCCCACGTCGTGCACGGTGAGGATGGCGGGCCGGCGGGCGTTGGTGGTGCATTGGACCGTCACACGCAGGGGGCCATGGGGGGTCTCAATCACAtgcacctggagagagagagagagagagagagagagagagagagagagagagagagagagagagagagagagagagagagagagagagagagattgttagCCACCACTGGATAGCTGCGTCTGTGTTCAAAGTGTTAAGGACCTAAAGGCTCCATAGCACcgaaagaaaacaaacagacaaacgcCTCACCGTCCCACTGTCCAGCAGTATCCTGGCAGCCGCCTCCGCCTcctagaggggagggagggagggagggagggagagagggagggagggagggagggagggagagagggagggagagattgatAAGATAACTAAGGGAAACAGGTCAACTTTAACTCTACAGACCGAACAGCGGACGGTACCTGACAGGGCAGAGTCATTAATGAGGAGCGCCCTTTAAAGCACCACGGGAGGCCTTTCAGAACGCGCATTCATTTCCTAATAAAGCGGATCATCAACGCTGTATAGAAGTACATGACGCAACAAGCTTCCTCCGTTTAACGCCTCGAGTGGAATGACACGCAGCCCACTTATGTTTCTTATAATACACAGAATGCTGATATTTCAGCGTCTTATCTCATATTCCAATGAGCTCATCTTTTTCAGTCTCTCTCAGTCCTAAGACTATTATTATGATATCACAGTGCACAGGCACCTTTATATTTATTCCTGTGAGAACACCTCCAATGatcatgcatgtgcgtgcgtgcgtgcgtgcgtgcgtgcgtgtgtgtgtgtgtgtgtgtgttcgtgttaaTGTGTATGGGTCGGGGTGTGCACGTGaaggtgtgtgcatgcgtgtgcaagtggagatgtgtgcatatgtttgagtgtgttcgtggaggtgtgtgcgtgtgtacgagtgtgcacgtggaggtgtgtgtgcacgtgtgggcGGGGCTGACCTTGGTGGCGTCCGTCGGGGCCGGGACGAGGGGCTTCTCCTCTGTGATGGCGATCTCCTGCATCTCTGTTGTCATGGTCACCACAGCTTACTTCCTGTTGGGGTCATGgtttgggggaaggggggggggggggNNNNNNNNNNNNNNNNNNNNNNNNNNNNNNNNNNNNNNNNNNNNNNNNNNNNNNNNNNNNNNNNNNNNNNNNNNNNNNNNNNNNNNNNNNNNNNNNNNNNTTCTTCTTGCTCTTAATGAGACCTTGATGTGTGTTTTATCCCTAATATGCTGAATGTGCTaaatggggtgggggggggggggggggacagctaAAGAGGGAAAACACATGGAACTAGTAGGCCTACTAGAAGCTTGCAGGGAGTGCCTTCGTTTAGAGacagggatggggagggagagggggacttGTTCACCTCAAGGGCTTCCCAAACAAAGACACCAAGGTTGGCATGAAACAACTTACGGTTTGACGCTGTACAAAAAAATTCTGTGCCTCAAAAACTAAACGGGAGGAAACAAAAAATGGATATTAGAACACAAACGGGGCCTTGAAGGAGACTTCTTATTCATGATGTCATGGCGTCAAGAGGGACCCACTATTAAAGGGTATCTGTGTAACCACCAGGCGTGATGCTCGCAGATTGGCCGTTACAAGCAGTCACAAAATCGACccgtttgtgacatcacaagtgggagtgtccaccaaGGACGTATGATGGACGGATCGACCTGCCTATACAATGGACTGCACCACCCTCTAGGACGATCCATGCATCATACTTCTGATTTTGAAATGGTTCTGCAATACCGAGTCAGCATCACACCTGTTGATAACATACAggccatttaaaaacaataataatgaacaTGAATCTTATTTCAGCCTATTCTTATTCCCACGGATCCACTGTCTATCACTGATATTCTGCAATAAAGGCGGCCAATTTAAATAATTCACCACATGGTATGCAACTAGGGACGTGATGTCACAACTTCAGTATGTCAGTGGTCATGACAAAGCTTGTGACATTAAACGTTTCTGAAACTGATTTCATGACGGGGGATGAAAGCATTAAATCCCGTCCAAACATTTGAATTTTATTAAAGAGGACATCAACTCTAACATCCACAAAAAAGCAAGTGTTCTTCTGTTAACTATGTTCCGTTTTGTTGTTTTATAGCAAAACCCTTTAACTAttagtgttttgttttgaaacCATACACTGTTCCCTCCACAATCATATTGCGTAATCATTGGATATGCAGTCCTATATAAATGTAATTCAATTGATCATTCTGTATGAGGagtgaattctctttttttaaagattctTTGTTATATATTGCTCCAAAGAAAAAGTCTGACTATTAATcacaaggtttttatttttaccaataattatttagttttttgtaATTTACTGCAGTTATTGATGACTTTATTTAGTTAAGTCATCAACAGGACTGCATTGTTCCATTTAACATTTACGTTGTCTTCCACTAAATTAGGCCTACAATATTTTTGGCTCACATTGAATGTGTGGCTCAAAAACCTATTGTAATGAGGATGTTATTTTTAAGATAACTTGCGGTATTTTCACTGTCCTTGAATCCGTATCTATTTTGTGGCATCATTAATTTGGATAGAATGTTATGGAACAAGTTGTGCTGCGACACACCATCCCCTGGTGGTGGTTGGCGGTACTGCTCAAAGACACTTGCAcaagattgttttttttgttttttgaactGCTTGGTCATTCAATTGGTcttttgtttgtatatgtgaGATGTGCATTTTCATTGATAGGTATTCCCATGGCATGGCCATTAATGTaatgtcataataataatatctagTAGAAGGCAATCAACGGTTCATTCAGAATGATAGATCTCTAACAGACCTATTCATAGGCCTTTATGCACATATCCAGATATACAGATTCAACAATGAAGATGCATTTGCTTCACGACCTGCAAAAGATTTTAATGGTTATCGTCAGAAAAACAGATACATCATCATTTagttaataatgatcaaccaacGTCTACGGAAAGCCAAATAAAGCAGTCTCTGAGCAGTCTCGCGAGAGCTCTACGTCACAACTCTGCTGTATGCGTTCCTTCAAAAACACGCCCACTTTGCCTTTCCTTTAAAAAATGTCTTTCCTGAAAAGTGACACCACTCCTTACAGATTCAATGCAGACAGAACAGCATAGCCACCTCAAAATTACGTTCAAAACACAAAAGGAGGGTCTCGTCTCATTCAATGTCAACGAaggtaaaagaagaagaaatagaTGGGAGGAAGATAAAGATCGAGGAACAACCCTTTTAAAAACCCATTTCCAGAAAAACGACGCCCCGTTTACCAACACTATCATCTGTCCAAAAAAAACGATGAGAAATATCTTCGATTTAAAAAATATGACCACACTAAAATACACAATCTGCTCTTCTAGAAGCCCAGCAGATAAATGTCTTATTGGGGGGAAAAAGTGATAAAAAATCTAACACTAGTTctgcgctgtaacgttaccaACGTTACATCGCCAACCGCTGCAGCACAAAATGTACGACAATAAACCAAACAGTCTCTGAACACCAGGcagaaaaatgcattaaaaataaaaacaaaaagtccCAAAGATGGTTCAGagtcagaaaaaaaataaaaagtagaaAAATTCTCTCGATTAAAAATACTCACCAGGAGCTTATTAATAAAAATGCATAACATTCAACGTCGGTTTAGCGGGGTAGATTACGCTCCATAAAGGATTGTGCTGGCGGATGATACAATCACCTTGAAAACAAACTAGCGAGCATGAAATGGCGTCTGGACGTAGCTTACATCGGTCACGCCCCACTCAAAAAGACGAGCTCTGATTGGAGAAGAGCAACAGAGGGGGACGATAGCCCTCTTTGATTGGCGGGTTCCCCTTTCAGTCACAGAATGTTGACGCGCACGCATGCTCACGAGCGTCCACACGCAAGCCCAAACGCAGACGCATAGCCTATGTATTTGAAAAgggattttatttattgtatttatcttAGAACATTGGACGACATTCAatacctcttttttttttttttcatgtgtgGCATAAGTTAGATCATAAAAAATGAGTTGAACATGCAACTGCAATAGAATGTAATAGGACATTCATACATTCCAAGTTCACGACTTCATCTTCCGAGAGAAAGGACCTgaaacataataaaaataaaaacgatgaatatttatattatatttattcataaaaacattcATGATTCATGGTTATTTAATAGACGGACAGACATTTGGACAGAGAGGTACCTGGGGTCTCAGTGAGTCTCCGGCGGTGGCGAGGTAAGGTGTGGTCCGGTCTTTCAGAGGACCCCGGCGTCAGAAGGACCTCCTCTAGTCTACTCTGGTCCCCACTGTCCTGCTATacagacaacacacagcagGGAGATATTCATCACTCTCATTAATTAACCCAAGTTCAGCTGCACTCATTAGTAATTAGTCGTCTTCAGAAAAAGCTTTAGTGACACATTGTTGTCCAAACGATGTGTTGCCTTTATAAGACACTTTTATGCAAAGCAAGGAATAACTAATGTAATCCTATTATATCATTAGTGGATTCACAAGGTTTTTATAAGCAAAAAGGTAATCAATAACCAACTAATTTGATTATTAATTCTAAATGAGCTATACATCAGTACATATGAATCCCGTCGTTAATTAGTAACATGTCCAACTGTAATCTAGCGTGACCTTTTTATTAAAGATAGTCGGGTAGGACAGTATACTGGTTATAGGATGTTCCATTCAGCTGAAAGGTTCCTGGTTCAGTCCCCAATGTCCACCTCAAGAGCCTACCTGAAGCCCACCATGAGCAAGAGACCCCTTGAACCATTAACCTCAATGAACATTTGGATGAAAGCAATGAGGACtaaatacataaaacatgaGTTCCAACGCACTCCCTCACCTGTGGTTTTACCTGTGCTACCTTGttgtgtttccctctctctcctggcgcCCCTCGCCCGGccgtctctctcgccccctccctgTCCCGCTGGTGTAGGATGCCATGCCGCGTGGTCCGGTACTCCAGAGAGAAGTCACTGATGGTCTTGCAGAACCCCTCGGGGCTGCTGTGTCTCACCATCGTCCGCGAGTAGCCCATGAACAGAAGGAAGGAATGGaacctgggggagagagacatagagagggagggagagagggagagagagagagagagagagagagagagagagagagagagagagagagagagagagagagcgagagagagagagagagggagagagagagagagagagagagagagagagagagagagagagagagagagagagagagagagagagagagagagagaggtgggggagagagagggggggggggagagagagggggggagggagagacagagggggagagatgatgATAAAGTTGCCCTTTGTATAGTTATCTTCTCTCGTGAAATGTCAAAAGTCTTGTAGAGTTATTTGGTGTTATATGGTTCTGTCATGTGCAGTCTGGTTGTAATCTAAAGCCATGAGTCTCTTTAGCTGAGGGAGCAGAGTTTCCATAGCGATACCATCTCCCCAGACGTCCCCTCGCCGGCCTGCGTTTCCACGGTTACCTGTTGATGACTCGCCGATGGACCGCCCGCAGAACCTTCACCCTCTGCTCGCTCTCCCTGAGGAACCCGGGCAACCGGTGACGCAGGGAGCtcccctgctccttctcctcctcctcagcccctcctcttcctcctcctcctcctcctcctcctcctcctccccacctcctccacgccCCCTTCACGCCCCTCGGCCTGTCTTCCGCGCGCTCCAGGGCCTGAAGGTGTTGCCGTGACGATTTGACCATGCCTTCCAGCTGGGCCAGGTTGGACAGGACGGCGGCAAAGTCACACTGTTTCAGAAGGAGGAGTTGGGATGAATAGCGTACACGCAACACccaaacactcacacgcacctGCGTGTCTCCAAATCGACACTTTAtgaataaatgtacacacacacacacacacacacacacacacacacacacacacacacacacacacacacacacacacacacacacacacacacacacacacacacacacacgcatgcacacacccgtCGAGTCAGACAGGCCCCACCCTCGGGAGAGGAATAATTCCAGCCTGGATACAACGAAGTaaggatgatgttgatgatgatgatgatgatgatgatgatgaggaggaggaggatgatgatgatgatgatgatgatgatgacgatgatgatggtgatgatgatgatgatacacacagacacatacacacaaacacacgcacacttgccCACCTTGCCGGCCTTGGTGACGGCGCCGATGTCAGAGTGGAGGTCCGAGGCCTGAGGgtggagctccagcagcagcgcgCACACGTGGTGGAGCAGGGGCAGGCGGGAGTGGGTATCCCTCACCTGAGACAGCTTGCCCAGGTAACTCAGCTCAAAGCCTCTCGcctgcatccatgtgtgtgtgtgtgtgtgtgtgtgtgtgtgtgtgtgtgtgtgtgtgtgtgtgtgtgtgtgtgtgtgtgtgtgtgtgtgtgtatgtgtgttggaaacaccacaaaataacaattaaaatatgTGCCAAATTTAATCAAAAACAGAATTAAAATCAAAGACAATTGAGGGGTACAATGGAGCAAGAAAGACGACACACTACTTGATTGATTGAAAGAAGGGAAGCTAAACTGAAAAGGTTGTGTGCGATTCTTCATACTCAAAGTCTTATCGACGGCTCACCTTGCAGCCGTTGAGGAAGTTCCCGATAGCGAGCACGGTGGCCAGGATCTGCTTGAAGGTCTGGCTGCCCGCCAGCTGCTCCGTGGCAGTCTTCAGGTGGAAAAGTGGTTCAGCTATCTCCTGTTCCAGGATGGGCACAGAAACGGGAGGAatatgaatacagacattcgtTGAAAACTGAGAGCAACGAATAGGTTTTGCTGGGGAAGATAATGGATGAGTGTTTTGTCAAGGATGAATCAAATGAAAGCATCGATACACAGTGAGTTCAGGCTAACAAACTGGCTTCCAAAACGAACCCTCTCTAAGGTATCATAGTCCAGAGCGAAGGCCCACAGCTGAAGCCTGGAGCTCAAGTGGGGAATTTCCCCCATGGTGAGGAGGCAGAGCTCGGCCGGGGCGAGAGGGGCGTTGGGGGACTGGGCCTTGGCCTCCCGGATTAAGCTGAGTTCCTCTTCAGTGGGCACCAGCGCGGTAAGACGCTATGGTATCATCGGAACGACCaacaggaagggagagagggagaaacacacagatggtcagagaggagagacaaacaAGAAAAAATGAAACAACGCTGTCACCACTTAATTGATATGCAATAATAGAAGACGCAGATGAAGGTCTATATTTACACTGGCCGGCAGTATTGGTCATTCCACCCGCTTTCACCTTTTTAAAGAGGGCTGATGTGTTTCAATGACACACGGTTGTGATGACACCATCGCTTGTCATAATATGACTGTATTGTCCATCCGAGGTGGAACATCCCAGAGGCAATGGACTATCACTTAAACCCCCCCATCCTCTGGGGGGGTTTAAGTGGCTGAACCCTAGCCCTTGGGGGTCACGACCCCCCTATACCTGGAGGTCGTCCCTGTCCAACACGCTGCTGTCCATCCTGTAGATGAGTGGGGGGAGCAGGCGAGGGGGGGGCAGGCTGCTGAGGGCGATGGTGATGATGTTGCTCCTCTTCATCTCCAGCACGGAGACCGACAGCTGCTTCTGAGACGGGGAAAGGAATTGGGAATAATCGGAGTAGCACAATGGAAACGATGTcagtgagttagggttaggatcaGGGTTAGCTATCGGTTTAGGGTTAGACATAGGACGTAGGGCAAACTGTTTTGGGTGGATACGTGAAGGCTTGTTAGTGTTTAGGTTTTTTCGTTTGCTATTTAGAATTAGAAAAGAGACATTCAAATACAATTCATTCATTACTTGGGACATTACGGCATAAGATTGTCCCAAGGTTGATTAGCAGCCACATATGACTGACACATGGGTGCAACCAATGCTTTGTATGTGCAGCACAAATCCCATACATTCTGCTTTCCCTACGTCCTCCTGCAGACCTTTGGTGTGACCAAGTCACAAAGCATCGCAGCGATCGGCGccctcacagcccccccccttccctcgcGGCTCCTCACCTGGCGCCCACCAAACACCTTGCTCAGGTTGCCATGGCTCTTGGTCCCAAACAGGTACTCCAGCTGCGTGGTATCCAGGGCGACGGGCCGCATCCCGGCCCAGATGGTCTGCCGCCCGAAGCGGGTGACCCGGGGCAGGGGCAGCAGGACacccagctccctccagtggaGCTTCAGGGTGCGGCCTTTCAGGGGGGCGGCGGCGCCAGGTGCGCCGGGCACGGGTGGAGCCGCAGGCGACGAgggcagggggggcgggggcggcggcgggaggggtggcgggggcggggcttggccGAGTCCTGCGGGGCCGTCGGGGGTGCAGTTGGTCCGGTCCGCCTCGGGACTGTCCAGTCCCAGGTCCTCGTCGTCCCAGAGATCGGAGAAGTCCAACGCGTCCAGCTGCAGGTGGCCGGAGGAGGGCTCGGGAAAAGAGGACCAGGAGTCCAGGAAACCCCTGGACGACAGCGACGAGGACCAGGGTGCGTCGGTCGGCCGCCCCGAGGACCCCATCGCTCGCTCCTCCGAGACGGAAATCCCGTCGGATTCACCAACATCCACCCGCTGATTGGTCGGGGATTGGCTCAGAATGTGTCGTTTTGTTTTCCGTTTCCACGTGAAAGTAAAGTGGCAaaaactacacacactacacacacatcagtGCAAAACAAAACTAACAGGCCTCACCGGTGCACATCCGAAAAAAACATCTTCAGACCCTCTCCTGGGTTTGTGTCCGTCTTCCCCTCACCTCTTCTATCTCTACTGGGCTTCCCTTCTCATTGTCCCGTCAGCCGTCTGCTTGAAGTCTCCCGGCTATTGATTGCTGAACCTCTGGACACTCTTCGTTCCCGGCTTGCACAGCTCATACCTCCGCAAACCAAACCATGACCCCAACGTCTCTTCTGGCTAGTGTCTTGGTCCTGGAACCTGTAATCAGCCCTGTGGCTGGTGTCGTTGCTGTTGGCCTGTCGTCTCAAtgcaggaaaaacaaaaacaggattGAGTCAATCTCGAAGTGCAATATAGTGTGTTGATGAAGATCCAAGTGCTGAACTTCATAAATGCACTCAATGCATGTTATTGGACTGATGTTGTTGATGGTTTATGTCCAGTTCTGCTAAAGAACCAAACAATTGCTCAGTACGGACGTTTTGAAGAAATCCAACTGCCAGCTTTTTGTACAACTtctggtttctctctctctctctctctctctctctctctctctctctctctctctctctctctctctctctctctctctctctctctctctctctctctctctctccccccctgagtTGCGCCCTTCCACATCGTTTCCTTATCAGGCCTCCCTCTCCTGTTTGTATTGCTACTGGTGTATACACAATCTTCCCTATCTGCATTCAAacatctctcttctcccccccccccccccccccccatccttctctctctgccacccCGACACCCCTGGGAGTCCTAATGACCTCCGCCTTCCACATAATGACACCCGACCCACCCCCACTGCCCCATCTCAACTACGACCATATTGCACTACATTTAGACGTGCTGTATGGTTAGTTGTCTTGGtcacattaaaatacattgaaacGGTGGAAACTGACAGAccagtgtaggcctacttgtgtaTATGCAGTGTGACTCTCAATAATATTATATTGACCAAATGATATGTAAATGACACGAAAATGTATTTACTGTATCACAAATTA from Gadus morhua chromosome 17, gadMor3.0, whole genome shotgun sequence includes these protein-coding regions:
- the LOC115529928 gene encoding FH1/FH2 domain-containing protein 1, which produces MGSSGRPTDAPWSSSLSSRGFLDSWSSFPEPSSGHLQLDALDFSDLWDDEDLGLDSPEADRTNCTPDGPAGLGQAPPPPPLPPPPPPPLPSSPAAPPVPGAPGAAAPLKGRTLKLHWRELGVLLPLPRVTRFGRQTIWAGMRPVALDTTQLEYLFGTKSHGNLSKVFGGRQKQLSVSVLEMKRSNIITIALSSLPPPRLLPPLIYRMDSSVLDRDDLQRLTALVPTEEELSLIREAKAQSPNAPLAPAELCLLTMGEIPHLSSRLQLWAFALDYDTLEREIAEPLFHLKTATEQLAGSQTFKQILATVLAIGNFLNGCKARGFELSYLGKLSQVRDTHSRLPLLHHVCALLLELHPQASDLHSDIGAVTKAGKCDFAAVLSNLAQLEGMVKSSRQHLQALERAEDRPRGVKGAWRRESEQRVKVLRAVHRRVINRFHSFLLFMGYSRTMVRHSSPEGFCKTISDFSLEYRTTRHGILHQRDREGARETAGRGAPGERGKHNKVAQVKPQDSGDQSRLEEVLLTPGSSERPDHTLPRHRRRLTETPELVFLSGA